One genomic segment of Danio aesculapii chromosome 15, fDanAes4.1, whole genome shotgun sequence includes these proteins:
- the zgc:154093 gene encoding cdc42 effector protein 2: MPAKTPIYLKTSTPKRGKKPKIRDVLSGDMISPPLGDVRHSAHVGPDGEGDMFGDVGFLHGKLDMLPGLNQAPGSRSHSIDRRMDEIFDVSGKSHTYHRGHHNSLLKTTISMPVFMAPVQPPPKPPRLHLDEQPSPVHHQQQNHHHSPQQQQRSMSVCEDGIGKCHELTLSASIPVLPHMMPSTGSLSEASSDDSMSEGCGPLDPKRGLSLDSDAGLSNEDLRSEHCESPAVSPSMSRSESLMGLDLDLGPSILEDVLRIMDRYKSVEERHEI; encoded by the coding sequence ATGCCAGCCAAGACACCCATCTACTTAAAGACATCCACACCAAAGCGAGGGAAGAAGCCCAAAATACGGGACGTTTTATCAGGCGACATGATAAGCCCACCGCTGGGTGATGTGCGCCACAGTGCCCATGTTGGGCCGGATGGAGAAGGGGACATGTTTGGTGATGTTGGGTTCTTGCATGGCAAACTGGACATGCTTCCAGGCCTCAATCAAGCGCCCGGATCTCGTTCTCACAGCATCGACAGAAGAATGGATGAGATCTTCGACGTGAGCGGCAAAAGTCACACTTACCACCGAGGCCACCATAACTCACTCCTCAAAACCACCATCTCCATGCCTGTGTTCATGGCGCCTGTGCAGCCTCCTCCTAAACCTCCACGTCTGCATTTAGATGAGCAGCCATCTCCTGTTCACCACCAGCAGCAGAATCACCATCATAGCCCACAGCAGCAGCAGCGCTCCATGTCTGTGTGTGAGGACGGGATTGGGAAATGTCACGAGCTCACCCTGTCGGCCTCAATCCCAGTCCTGCCACACATGATGCCTTCCACTGGCTCCTTATCCGAGGCTTCATCAGACGACTCCATGTCTGAAGGCTGTGGTCCGTTAGATCCGAAGCGAGGCTTGAGTCTGGACTCTGATGCGGGACTCAGCAATGAGGACCTTCGGAGCGAACACTGCGAGTCTCCGGCTGTCTCTCCTAGCATGTCCCGCTCGGAATCTCTAATGGGTTTAGACCTGGATTTGGGGCCATCCATTTTGGAGGACGTTCTTAGGATCATGGACCGTTATAAGAGCGTAGAGGAGAGACATGAGATATAA
- the ercc2 gene encoding general transcription and DNA repair factor IIH helicase subunit XPD: MKLNIDGLLVYFPYDYIYPEQYSYMLELKRTLDAKGHGVLEMPSGTGKTISLLSLIVAYQKTYPLEVTKLVYCSRTVPEIEKVVEELRKLMDYYSKQTGVKNDFLALALSSRKNLCIHPEVSSLRFGKEVDGKCHSLTASYIRAQHHSNPNQPVCQFYEEFDNVGRQVPIPPGIYNLDDLKDFGRRKGWCPYFLARYALLHANIVVYSYHYLLDPKIADLVSKELAKKSVVVFDEAHNIDNVCIDSMSVNITRRTLDRCQTNVETLQNTISRIKETDAAKLREEYRRLVEGLKEANVARETDIYLSNPVLPDEILQEAVPGSIRTAEHFVGFMKRFLEYLKARLRIHHVVQESAPQFLKDIYEKVCIDRKPLRFCAERLRSLLRTLEIADIADFSPITLISHFATLVSTYSKGFTIIIEPFEDKTPTIANPVLHFSCMDPSIAIKPVFGRFQTVIITSGTLSPLDIYPRILDFRPVTMASFTMTLARTCLCPLIVGRGNDQVAMTSKFETREDFAVIRNYGNLLLEMSAIVPDGIVAFFTSYIYMENIVASWYEQGILENIQRNKLIFIETQDAAETSMALEKYQEACENGRGAILLSVARGKVSEGIDFVHHFGRAVIMFGVPYVYTQSRILKARLEYLRDQFQIRENDFLTFDAMRHAAQCVGRAIRGKTDYGLMIFADKRYARADKRGKLPRWIQEHLTDGSLNLTIDETVQLSKHFLRQMAQPFRREDQLGLSLLTLEQLQSEDMLQKIAQIAQQA, from the exons ATGAA GCTGAATATCGACGGGTTATTAGTTTACTTTCCGTATGACTACATCTATCCCGAACAATACTCGTACATGCTTGAGCTGAAGAGGACGCTGGATGCAAAg GGTCATGGAGTTCTGGAGATGCCCTCAGGAACAGGAAAAACCATTTCTCTTCTTTCCCTCATCGTTGCTTACCAGAAG ACTTACCCATTAGAAGTCACTAAGCTTGTGTACTGCTCTCGCACAGTGCCTGAGATAGAGAAG GTTGTGGAGGAGCTAAGGAAACTGATGGATTATTACTCAAAGCAAACAGGAGTAAAAAATGACTTCCTCGCACTGGCACTTTCCTCAAGGAAAAACCTGTGCATTCATCCTGAG GTGAGCTCTCTGCGTTTTGGAAAAGAAGTAGATGGAAAATGTCACAGTCTGACAGCATCGTATATTCGAGCGCAGCATCACAGTAACCCAAATCAGCCTGTCTGCCAGTTTTATGAG GAATTTGATAATGTAGGAAGACAGGTGCCCATTCCCCCTGGTATATATAATTTGGATGATCTGAAGGACTTTGGGCGTAGAAAAGGCTGGTGTCCTTACTTCCTGGCACGTTATGCA CTTCTTCACGCAAACATAGTAGTGTACAGCTACCATTACTTACTAGATCCGAAAATCGCAGACCTGGTCTCAAAAGAGCTTGCAAAGAAATCAGTTGTCGTGTTCGATGAGGCTCACAACATTG ATAATGTGTGTATTGATTCCATGAGCGTCAACATTACCAGGAGGACACTAGATCGCTGCCAGACCAATGTGGAAACCCTGCAAAACACCATTAGCAG AATTAAAGAAACAGATGCTGCCAAACTTCGAGAAGAATACAGAAGATTAGTCGAGGGTCTTAAAGAAGCTAATGTTGCCAGAGAAACTGACATTTATCTGTCCAATCCAGTTCTGCCTGATGAAATCCTCCAAG AGGCTGTTCCTGGCAGCATCCGCACTGCAGAACACTTTGTAGGCTTTATGAAGCGCTTCCTCGAGTATCTGAAGGCCCGTTTGCGGATCCATCATGTGGTGCAGGAAAGTGCTCCTCAGTTCCTCAAAGACATCTATGAGAAGGTCTGCATTGACCGCAAACCCCTGAG ATTTTGTGCAGAAAGATTACGGTCACTGCTGCGGACTCTGGAGATTGCGGACATCGCAGACTTCTCACCCATTACTCTGATATCACACTTTGCCACTCTTGTCAGCACGTACAGCAAAG gcttcACCATCATCATAGAGCCCTTTGAGGACAAAACGCCGACAATAGCAAATCCTGTTCTTCACTTCAG TTGTATGGATCCTTCTATCGCCATAAAGCCAGTGTTTGGCCGTTTTCAGACAGTTATTATCACATCAGGG ACACTCTCTCCGCTGGACATCTACCCACGCATCCTCGATTTCCGCCCCGTCACCATGGCATCCTTCACCATGACACTGGCACGAACCTGCTTGTGCCCGCTT ATTGTTGGTCGAGGGAATGATCAGGTGGCGATGACCTCCAAATTTGAGACCAGAGAAGACTTTG CTGTGATCCGTAATTACGGAAACCTGCTGCTGGAAATGTCCGCTATCGTCCCCGATGGGATTGTGGCCTTCTTCACCAGTTACATTTACATGGAGAACATTGTGGCCTCATGGTATGAACAG GGGATCCTTGAAAACATCCAAAGGAATAAGCTCATTTTCATAGAAACCCAGGACGCAGCAGAGACCAGCATGGCTCTGGAAAAGTATCAGGAG GCCTGTGAGAACGGCAGAGGAGCAATTCTGCTCTCGGTGGCACGAGGGAAGGTGTCAGAGGGGATTGATTTTG TTCATCATTTTGGCCGTGCTGTTATCATGTTCGGAGTGCCGTATGTGTACACTCAGAGCCGAATCCTCAAG GCACGACTGGAGTACCTCAGAGACCAGTTTCAGATCCGGGAGAATGACTTTCTGACGTTTGATGCCATGCGCCACGCAGCTCAGTGTGTAGGCAGAGCCATCCGAGGAAAAACTGACTACGGCCTGATGATCTTTGCGGATAAG cGCTACGCACGAGCGGATAAGCGAGGAAAGCTGCCCCGCTGGATCCAGGAACACCTTACGGACGGAAGCCTAAATCTGACCATCGATGAGACGGTGCAGTTATCCAAACACTTCCTGCGACAGATGGCACAGCCTTTCAGACGG GAGGATCAGTTGGGTCTGTCTCTGCTGACTCTGGAACAGCTGCAGTCTGAGGACATGCTGCAGAAAATTGCCCAGATCGCTCAGCAAGCCTGA